TCTTGGCAGCCAGTAAAAATGAAACGTACGAGTGTGAAACCATACACCATTTAGATCCACGACACAGTCATAACTACTGGCTCAGACGCCTGTGCACTCAGGCGGGTGCACTTATATTTGGGACTTCAACTATCCTATCAATAATCTTTGCCTTAATCGTACTTTTATCCATGGGCATTGAAGAGCAGATGAGCAGATACTCCGCTTCGGATGTCATTAGCTTGCTACTACTCAGCATATTAAGCGCCGTGGCTTATTATAAAATTCGCATACTGGCCCCACCCTCTCCTCTGCGTATGTACGCAGGAGGCACCTTCGAGTTGGTTAAGCTGAAGCGTGTGAAGGTGCCACAGGAGTAAACTGCCATCAGGCTCTAACCATCGCGCGCAAAAACATGAGAGCTCTAGGCAACCTCGTAAAGTTTATCTGGGGCGTCCTGTTGCCGTTTATCTTAGCCTACTTTATCTGGCTAAGCGGATTTTTCGTGACCGCATTCCTCACAGATTGGGTGCCCATGCGCGTACCTCCGGGCGCTCAGGGGATCAACTTCGGTTTCGTCTTTTACGTTCTGTTCGCTGCGGTCGCACTCCTATTGATTACCAGACTCACCATGAGCTGGATAACCCGCTACGCCACGGCATTCATCCTTGCCCTGCATATCTTTGCCTTGCCCTGGTTGGGCAGTGCAAATCCCGACTCGCTTGGGTATGCTGGTCTCACACATTCCGAACTCTACTGCTCGATGGCGACTACCTTTGCCGTCGTGCTGGGTCTTTTTCTGCTCGTTCTAAACCTGCCTTGCTGGCTTAAGCGTAACCCCACGAACTAACTCTTCACCCTCACGCACGACTGGGGCGGGCGTAGGCCTGGCGGTACTCGGAGGCGGACTTGCCGAAGAACTTGCGGAAGGCGCGGCAGAAGTTTTCCGTGTTCAGATAGCCCACATCGGAAGCGATAGCCTTGATCGGGTCATCCGTCGTGACCAGCGTGTGCCCGGCCACGCGCATGCGTTTCTGGATCAGGTACTGGTGCGGAGTTTCGTCCAGGTGCTGCCGAAAAAGCATGTGCAGGTGCGAGACGCTCACCCCCGCCGCCTCGGCCACCTCCTCGATTCCGATGGGGTCGGCGTAGCGGGCGTTCATAAAGTCCGTGGCTGCGCTCAACTGCGGGTTAAGCCCGTGCCCGCGCTCATGCATCCGGTATTGCTCCAACTCGAAGCACAAACGGCTCCACACGAGATTACCGATCACACGTGAGTCCATCCCGGCGTAGTGAAAGGAGTGGATCATCTCATCGGTAAACTGGTGCATGGCCTTGCGGTCACGCCACTGAAAGCACCGCGGCCAGTCCATGACATCGGCGCCGCTGCTCATCTGAAAGCGCGGCACCACGCAGTGGTAGTAGCTGTTTTGCGGGCTCCTGAAAATGGTTGAGTGCCCGGCCCGGTGACAGAAAACCGTAGCCTCTCCGTATAGCTGCTGCGACTCGTCAGGCCCGTAAACAGAGCCCTCGGTGATGATCTCAAAGTAGATCATACCCGGCAGGATTTGAGCCGGTTCGCGACAGCCGCCGAGTCCACTTTTAAACGTACCTATGCCGACCATCGCAGGGGGCAGTTTTTGCTCACACTTCATAGGTTTAGTCAATATACACCGAGGCCAACTGCATGTATACTAGCACATTCTTAGTTTTAGAAAAGTTTTTATCAAAACAAAGCTAACCCATCCCACCTATGAAACCTCAGATCACTGTCCAACTCTTTAGCGTCCGCGAGAACGCCGAAAAGGATTACGAAGGCACTATCCGCGCCATCGCTGACATGGGCTTCGGCTGTGTCGAACCGGCAGGCTACCCCGGCTCCAGCCCCGAAAAGGCCGCCAAGCTCTTCGCCGAGCTCGGCCTGCAGGCCCCGACCGCACATATCGCCCTGCCCATCGGCGAAAACAAGAACGCGATCATCGAGCAGGCGCTCCTGATGGGGCACAAGTACCTCATCACCGGCTGCCCTCCCGGGTTCAAGGAAAACTACACCTCCATGGACAAGGTCAAGGCCATGACCGAGCTGTACTGTGAAGCTGCTGCCAACGCTGCTCCCCATGGCCTCCAGGTCGGTTATCATAACCATGACTGGGACCTCGCCGTGATCGATGGCGAAAGCGCCTACAAGTACTTCCTGGCCAACACCCCCGAGAGCGTTCTGTGGGAAGCCGACCTGTTCTGGGTTGCCAAGGCTGGCCTCAACCCCGCCGAGTTCGTCGAGGAAATCGGCCCGCGCGGCCTCGCCCTGCACTTCAAGGACGGCGTCGTCTCCGACAAGGACACCTTCCGCGAAGCCAAGACCGAGAGCGGCAACGTCATGCTCGGTGACACCGCCCCCTTCCGCCCCGCCGGTGCCGGCGATGTCGATCTGCTCAGCGCCGCCAAGGTCTACAAGTACACCCAGTACGTCGCAGTCGAGCTCGACCGTTACGACGGCGACATGATGCAGGCCGTCAAGGAAAGCTACGACTACCTCACCGGCCAGGGCATCGCCCAGGGCAAGAAGTAGTCCGCGCTTCAGGCACGTTTTTATGCACCAGCGTCCGCCCTTACCGGCGGACGCTTTTTTGTCTTTTGATAAGGCACATTGGGGCTTCTCGCCCCAAGCCCCAGCTCAAGGCATAGCCTTGAGGATCCTCGATGCTGCGCATCGTGTCAGCGATTTAACATTGCTAGCACGTTCGTTGGCCAAGAAAACCGCGTTCATGGCATTTTCCCCTGAATACACCAAGGTGATCCGCAGGATCACGGGGGCAGGACTTAGGCCCGCCTATGCCAGCGTGGCCACGAAGGCGGCCAGATCAGCGAAGACGGCGACACCGTTTTCGTCGATATAGGTACGAGCCTTTTCGTCGAAGTCCTTCCCCGTGCGCACAGCGACGGGGTGGATACCGGCGTTGACGCCCGCTCCCCAGTCGCTCGTGCGATCACCCACCATGTAGCATTGCTCCGGGTCGAGCGCGTGCGCCGTGGTCATCTCGTGGATGAAGCGCGGGGACGGCTTACGGTACGCGCTGTCCTCCTCGGGATGCTCAGGCGCGATGCAAATATCGGTAAACAGGTCCTCCCCCAGCCCGAGCTGCTCCAGCATGTAGGCATTGCAGATATGCACGTCCTCCAGCGTGTAAATACCGCGCCCCACCCCGCTCTGGTTGGTAAAGAGAAAGAGCAGGTAGCCCAGCTCGCGCGCCTGCTTCAGCGCGTCCACCGCGTTGGGCAGCAGGTGGACATCCTCCGGCTTGTGCGGATAGTGGGTATCCTCAATGATCGTCCCGTCCCGGTCCAGAAAGAGTGCTTTGTTCATGTCAGGGGCTTATCCAACGCCTTTTCCAGAGGGTCGCAAGCATAGCCAATGAAAAACAACTCCGGCTGGAGCAGCCTAAGCCATCCGCAGGATCACAAGTGCAAGGAGTTAGTCCTGCCCTGCTAAGCGATTTCCCACTCGTAGGGAGCCTCGGAGAGCAGGTCGTAGCCGTCATCCAGCACCTGGACGACGTCCTCGATGCGGCAGCCACCCAGCCCCGGATAGTACAGGCCAGGCTCGACCGTGACGACGACGCCCTTTTTCAGCCGGTCGCCCACCGGGCTCATGCGCGGAGACTCGTGGATCTCCAGCCCGAGACCGTGCCCGGTACTGTGGATAAAGCCTTCCCAGACACCACGCGATTGGCCGGTGACGTAGCCCGTCTGCTTAAAGATCCGGTCCACTTCGGCATGGATCGTCTTGCCGTTGACGCCAGCCTTGATTCCCGCGAGCGCCGCCCGTTGTGCCTTGTGCACGGTATCGACGAGCTTCTTCTGCTCGGGCGAAGCCTTGCCCTTAAGAAAGGTGCGGGTCATGTCACCATGATAACCGCTGTGCATGATGCGCGGAAAGACATCCACGATGATCAACTCGTTGGCCTTGAGTGGGCCCTCGCCCACCGCATGCGGATCGCATGCCTGGTCTCCACCGGCCGCGATCACGTGGTTGGCCAGGCCGCCTTCCTCCATACACGCCAGCTGGATCAGCGTGCGCAGACGCTCCGAGGTGAGGCGCTTGCCCTTCAGCCACAGCTCGTCTCCGCGAATCTCCGCAGCTTCCAGCGCCTTGCGGACCGCGTCGATACCGACGGCGGCCACGCGGTTTCCCTCGCGGATCGCCTCAGCTTCGGCCTCGGTCTTGGTCTCGCGTTGCGGGAAAAACGCGCCCTCGATCGGCTGAATATCGAGCCCGGCCTTCATGAGCTTGAGTGCGAGCCCGGCCGGAAAATTCTCCGGCACGTGAAAGCTCTTCAAGCCACGGTCCTCCGCCAGCAAGCGGATGATCTCTGCCGGTCCCGGGCGGGTCGACTTGTAGATCTTCTTGGCGCGGGCCATCAGATCCTCATAGGGCAGGAGCGCATCCAGCGCAGATTGCTTTTCGGCACGGCCGAACTCCAGCCGGGAAAAGACGCCCAAACGTGTGCGCCCGACCTGCATAAGGATCACCGGATCGGGAACGAAGAACCCCGCGAAGTAAAGCGCATCGGCGCTTTCCTCGGTCGAGGCGTACAAGAGCTTTGCATTCGTCGCAGTCATATCTTCAGCTTGGCGGTGATTGCGGGAATCCCTCAATCATCGCCTGCCTCCTGTATCGCACGCCCGAGGCAAAACGCCAAGGCTAGAACGTGCGGATTTGTGCAAATGCAAGGTTAGCATAGCCCATACCCGAGGCACAGACAGGACGCTGGAAAACAGTCCGCGCACCAACTATAAGAGCAGGGCATTTCACGCATCGCTGTCTGTGATAGATAGGTGAGACCGGATACCTCGGGCGCTGGCATCAGCAGCATCTACCGATGCGACTCCGCACTTGCCGCCAGCGAGGCACATGGCCAGAGTCGTGTGCGTGAAAAACCTGCTTCCGATCCTGCTCATCGTGCTGGCCG
This genomic interval from Ruficoccus sp. ZRK36 contains the following:
- a CDS encoding AraC family transcriptional regulator gives rise to the protein MKCEQKLPPAMVGIGTFKSGLGGCREPAQILPGMIYFEIITEGSVYGPDESQQLYGEATVFCHRAGHSTIFRSPQNSYYHCVVPRFQMSSGADVMDWPRCFQWRDRKAMHQFTDEMIHSFHYAGMDSRVIGNLVWSRLCFELEQYRMHERGHGLNPQLSAATDFMNARYADPIGIEEVAEAAGVSVSHLHMLFRQHLDETPHQYLIQKRMRVAGHTLVTTDDPIKAIASDVGYLNTENFCRAFRKFFGKSASEYRQAYARPSRA
- a CDS encoding sugar phosphate isomerase/epimerase, with the protein product MKPQITVQLFSVRENAEKDYEGTIRAIADMGFGCVEPAGYPGSSPEKAAKLFAELGLQAPTAHIALPIGENKNAIIEQALLMGHKYLITGCPPGFKENYTSMDKVKAMTELYCEAAANAAPHGLQVGYHNHDWDLAVIDGESAYKYFLANTPESVLWEADLFWVAKAGLNPAEFVEEIGPRGLALHFKDGVVSDKDTFREAKTESGNVMLGDTAPFRPAGAGDVDLLSAAKVYKYTQYVAVELDRYDGDMMQAVKESYDYLTGQGIAQGKK
- a CDS encoding HAD family hydrolase, yielding MNKALFLDRDGTIIEDTHYPHKPEDVHLLPNAVDALKQARELGYLLFLFTNQSGVGRGIYTLEDVHICNAYMLEQLGLGEDLFTDICIAPEHPEEDSAYRKPSPRFIHEMTTAHALDPEQCYMVGDRTSDWGAGVNAGIHPVAVRTGKDFDEKARTYIDENGVAVFADLAAFVATLA
- a CDS encoding M24 family metallopeptidase, encoding MTATNAKLLYASTEESADALYFAGFFVPDPVILMQVGRTRLGVFSRLEFGRAEKQSALDALLPYEDLMARAKKIYKSTRPGPAEIIRLLAEDRGLKSFHVPENFPAGLALKLMKAGLDIQPIEGAFFPQRETKTEAEAEAIREGNRVAAVGIDAVRKALEAAEIRGDELWLKGKRLTSERLRTLIQLACMEEGGLANHVIAAGGDQACDPHAVGEGPLKANELIIVDVFPRIMHSGYHGDMTRTFLKGKASPEQKKLVDTVHKAQRAALAGIKAGVNGKTIHAEVDRIFKQTGYVTGQSRGVWEGFIHSTGHGLGLEIHESPRMSPVGDRLKKGVVVTVEPGLYYPGLGGCRIEDVVQVLDDGYDLLSEAPYEWEIA